The Pelmatolapia mariae isolate MD_Pm_ZW linkage group LG9, Pm_UMD_F_2, whole genome shotgun sequence genome has a segment encoding these proteins:
- the slc12a7b gene encoding solute carrier family 12 member 7 isoform X7, protein MPTNFTVVPVKDGTRKAEEGNDQNDVLKEEEEEDAATGDGVPKENSPFINNTDDKGSSYDGTNMALFEEEMDSNPMVSSFLSKLANYTNLSQGAQEHEEADDDEGPKKKAVKSPQMGTFMGVYLPCLQNILGVILFLRLTWIVGTAGILESLAIVGLCCSCTMLTAISMSAIATNGVVPAGGSYYMISRSLGPEFGGAVGLCFYLGTTFAGSMYILGTIEILLTYMVPKAAIFVADKKEDELDALLNNMRVYGTCCLALMAVVVFVGVKYVNKLALVFLACVILSILAIYAGVIKTIFDPPYFPVCMLGNRTLKNHQFDKCNKTEVIDNMTVTTQLWNLFCDGSQLNATCNEYFVSNNLTELQGIPGLISGVISENMWSTYGPLGMLVEKSNLPSVEGGDPTQDIYMPYVVNDITTFFTLLVGIYFPSVTGIMAGSNRSGDLRDAQKSIPIGTILAITTTSIIYITSVVLFGACIEGVLLRDKYGDSVKGNLVIGTLSWPSPWVIVIGSFFSCCGAGLQSLTGAPRLLQAIARDGIVPFLQVFGHGKANGEPTWALLLTAGICEIGILIASLDAVAPILSMFFLMCYLFVNLACAVQTLLRTPNWRPRFKYYHWALSFLGMSLCLAIMFISSWYYAIVAMVIAGCIYKYIEYRGAEKEWGDGIRGLSLNAARYALNRLEDAPPHTKNWRPQLLVLLNVDSDQAVKHPRLLSFTTQLKAGKGLTIVGNVLQGTYLTKESESKKAEQNIKAALSAERTKGFCHVVVSSNLRDGVSHLIQSAGLGGMKHNTVLMAWPGAWKQSNDPQSWRNFIETIRETTAAHQALLVAKNVDSFPTNQDRLGEGTIDVWWVVHDGGLLMLLPFLLRQHKVWRKCKMRIFTVAQMDDNSIQMKKDLQMFLYHLRLDAEVEVVEMHDNDISAFTYEKTLMMEQRSQMLKQMHLSRTEREREAQLIHDRNTASHATINDKVDAEPEQVHMTWTKDKLLTERNRNRECNANVAVRDLFNMKPEWESLNQTNVRRMHTAVKLNEVVVNKSQGAHLVLLNMPGPPRNRGGDENYMEFLEVLLEGLNRVLLVRGGGREVITIYS, encoded by the exons GTGATGGAGTCCCAAAGGAAAACAGTCCTTTTATCAACAACACAGACGACAAAGGCAGCAGCTACGATGGCACCAACATGGCACTTTTTGAG GAGGAAATGGACAGCAACCCCATGGTGTCATCCTTCCTCAGTAAACTCGCAAACTACACCAATCTCTCACAGGGTGCACAAGAGCACGAGGAGGCTGATGACGATGAGGGGCCAAAGAAGAAGGCTGTTAAG AGCCCTCAGATGGGGACGTTCATGGGTGTCTACCTCCCATGCCTCCAGAATATTCTGGGGGTCATCCTGTTTCTGCGCCTTACGTGGATTGTTGGCACTGCCGGCATCTTGGAGTCCTTGGCTATTGTCGGCTTATGCTGCTCATGT ACCATGCTGACAGCCATATCCATGAGTGCAATTGCTACTAATGGTGTTGTTCCAG CTGGAGGCTCGTACTACATGATTTCCAGGTCTTTGGGTCCAGAGTTTGGTGGAGCTGTGGGTCTCTGTTTTTACCTGGGGACCACCTTTGCTGGCTCCATGTACATCCTGGGTACCATTGAGATTCTACTG ACCTACATGGTGCCTAAAGCAGCCATCTTTGTGGCAGACAAGAAGGAGGACGAATTGGATGCCCTGCTGAACAACATGCGTGTTTATGGCACTTGTTGCCTAGCACTAATGGCAGTAGTCGTGTTCGTTGGGGTCAAATATGTCAACAAGCTGGCACTGGTCTTCCTGGCTTGTGTTATTCTCTCCATCCTGGCCATCTATGCGGGAGTCATCAAGACCATCTTTGATCCACCATACTTTCC TGTCTGCATGTTGGGGAATCGTACCCTAAAGAACCACCAGTTTGACAAGTGTAATAAGACTGAGGTTATAGACAACATGACGGTCACTACCCAGCTGTGGAACCTCTTCTGCGATGGATCTCAGCTCAATGCCACATGCAACGAGTATTTTGTCAGCAACAATTTGACCGAGTTGCAGGGCATCCCTGGACTGATCAGCGGAGTCATTTCAG AAAATATGTGGTCAACATACGGCCCTCTGGGTATGTTGGTGGAAAAGAGCAACTTGCCATCGGTTGAGGGTGGCGACCCAACCCAGGACATCTACATGCCCTATGTAGTCAACGACATCACCACCTTCTTCACACTGCTGGTCGGCATCTACTTTCCCTCTGTCACCG GTATCATGGCTGGTTCAAACCGCTCAGGTGACTTGAGAGATGCCCAGAAGTCCATTCCCATTGGGACCATCCTCGCTATCACTACCACTTCCATCATCT ATATCACCTCCGTGGTTCTGTTTGGCGCCTGTATTGAAGGAGTTTTGCTTCGAGATAA ATATGGCGATTCTGTAAAGGGGAACCTTGTTATAGGCACCCTGTCATGGCCCTCTCCCTGGGTTATTGTGATTGGCTCGTTCTTCTCCTGCTGTGGGGCTGGTTTGCAGAGTTTGACCGGTGCCCCTCGCCTGCTGCAGGCTATTGCACGAGATGGCATTGTACCCTTCCTACAG GTGTTTGGTCATGGGAAAGCAAATGGGGAACCTACCTGGGCTCTGCTGCTCACTGCTGGGATCTGTGAGATCGGCATCCTCATCGCTTCCCTGGACGCTGTGGCGCCCATCCTGTCAAT GTTTTTCCTCATGTGTTACCTTTTTGTGAATCTTGCCTGTGCTGTTCAGACCCTGCTGCGAACGCCTAACTGGAGACCACGCTTTAAGTACTACCACTG ggCTCTGTCCTTCCTTGGAATGAGCTTATGTCTTGCTATTATGTTCATCTCCTCCTGGTATTATGCTATTGTTGCTATGGTCATCGCTGGCTGCATCTACAAATACATTGAATACCGAGG GGCAGAGAAGGAATGGGGTGACGGTATCAGAGGCCTCTCTCTTAATGCTGCCCGCTATGCCCTCAATCGACTTGAGGATGCTCCACCTCACACCAAGAACTGGAG GCCTCAGCTGTTGGTGCTTCTGAACGTGGACTCAGATCAAGCAGTCAAAcaccctcgcctgctgtccttCACCACCCAGCTGAAGGCAGGGAAAGGCCTGACGATAGTGGGGAATGTTTTGCAGGGAACCTACCTCACTAAGGAGTCGGAGTCTAAGAAGGCTGAGCAG aACATCAAGGCTGCATTGTCTGCAGAGCGTACCAAAGGATTCTGTCATGTTGTAGTGTCTTCCAACCTTAGAGATGGTGTCTCACACCTCATCCAGTCTGCAGGCTTGGGAGGCATGAAGCACAACACAGTCCTGATGGCCTGGCCTGGAGCCTGGAAACAGTCCAATGACCCACAGTCATGGAGGAATTTCATAG AGACAATCCGGGAGACCACAGCAGCCCATCAGGCCTTACTTGTGGCTAAGAATGTGGACAGTTTCCCCACCAACCAGGACCGCCTAGGAGAGGGTACTATTGATGTGTGGTGGGTGGTTCACGATGGGGgcttgctgatgctgctgcccTTCCTGCTTCGACAGCACAAG GTGTGGAGGAAGTGTAAGATGCGCATCTTTACTGTAGCTCAGATGGACGACAACAGCATCCAAATGAAGAAAGATCTCCAGATGTTCCTTTATCACCTGCGACTGGATGCAGAGGTGGAAGTTGTAGAGATG CATGACAATGACATCTCAGCCTTCACCTATGAAAAGACACTGATGATGGAGCAGAGGTCACAGATGCTGAAACAGATGCACCTTTCCAGgactgagagggagagagag GCCCAGCTCATCCACGACAGAAACACAGCATCTCACGCCACAATAAACGATAAGGTTGATGCTGAACCCGAGCAGGTTCACATGACCTGGACCAAGGACAAGCTCCTCACAGAGCGTAACCGTAACCGCGAGTGCAATGCCAACGTTGCTGTACGTGACCTGTTTAACATGAAGCC AGAGTGGGAGAGTCT GAACCAGACGAATGTCCGTCGCATGCACACTGCTGTCAAGCTGAACGAGGTGGTGGTCAACAAGTCACAGGGAGCTCATCTGGTTCTGCTTAACATGCCTGGACCACCGAGAAACAGAGGCGGAGATGAAAACT
- the slc12a7b gene encoding solute carrier family 12 member 7 isoform X4: MPTNFTVVPVKDGTRKAEEGNDQNDVLKEEEEEDAATGDGVPKENSPFINNTDDKGSSYDGTNMALFEEEMDSNPMVSSFLSKLANYTNLSQGAQEHEEADDDEGPKKKAVKSPQMGTFMGVYLPCLQNILGVILFLRLTWIVGTAGILESLAIVGLCCSCTMLTAISMSAIATNGVVPAGGSYYMISRSLGPEFGGAVGLCFYLGTTFAGSMYILGTIEILLTYMVPKAAIFVADKKEDELDALLNNMRVYGTCCLALMAVVVFVGVKYVNKLALVFLACVILSILAIYAGVIKTIFDPPYFPVCMLGNRTLKNHQFDKCNKTEVIDNMTVTTQLWNLFCDGSQLNATCNEYFVSNNLTELQGIPGLISGVISENMWSTYGPLGMLVEKSNLPSVEGGDPTQDIYMPYVVNDITTFFTLLVGIYFPSVTGIMAGSNRSGDLRDAQKSIPIGTILAITTTSIIYITSVVLFGACIEGVLLRDKYGDSVKGNLVIGTLSWPSPWVIVIGSFFSCCGAGLQSLTGAPRLLQAIARDGIVPFLQVFGHGKANGEPTWALLLTAGICEIGILIASLDAVAPILSMFFLMCYLFVNLACAVQTLLRTPNWRPRFKYYHWALSFLGMSLCLAIMFISSWYYAIVAMVIAGCIYKYIEYRGAEKEWGDGIRGLSLNAARYALNRLEDAPPHTKNWRPQLLVLLNVDSDQAVKHPRLLSFTTQLKAGKGLTIVGNVLQGTYLTKESESKKAEQNIKAALSAERTKGFCHVVVSSNLRDGVSHLIQSAGLGGMKHNTVLMAWPGAWKQSNDPQSWRNFIETIRETTAAHQALLVAKNVDSFPTNQDRLGEGTIDVWWVVHDGGLLMLLPFLLRQHKVWRKCKMRIFTVAQMDDNSIQMKKDLQMFLYHLRLDAEVEVVEMHDNDISAFTYEKTLMMEQRSQMLKQMHLSRTEREREIQSITDESRSSIRRKNQGPAENASLSRQSSTTEDAQEDEAQLIHDRNTASHATINDKVDAEPEQVHMTWTKDKLLTERNRNRECNANVAVRDLFNMKPEWESLNQTNVRRMHTAVKLNEVVVNKSQGAHLVLLNMPGPPRNRGGDENYMEFLEVLLEGLNRVLLVRGGGREVITIYS, translated from the exons GTGATGGAGTCCCAAAGGAAAACAGTCCTTTTATCAACAACACAGACGACAAAGGCAGCAGCTACGATGGCACCAACATGGCACTTTTTGAG GAGGAAATGGACAGCAACCCCATGGTGTCATCCTTCCTCAGTAAACTCGCAAACTACACCAATCTCTCACAGGGTGCACAAGAGCACGAGGAGGCTGATGACGATGAGGGGCCAAAGAAGAAGGCTGTTAAG AGCCCTCAGATGGGGACGTTCATGGGTGTCTACCTCCCATGCCTCCAGAATATTCTGGGGGTCATCCTGTTTCTGCGCCTTACGTGGATTGTTGGCACTGCCGGCATCTTGGAGTCCTTGGCTATTGTCGGCTTATGCTGCTCATGT ACCATGCTGACAGCCATATCCATGAGTGCAATTGCTACTAATGGTGTTGTTCCAG CTGGAGGCTCGTACTACATGATTTCCAGGTCTTTGGGTCCAGAGTTTGGTGGAGCTGTGGGTCTCTGTTTTTACCTGGGGACCACCTTTGCTGGCTCCATGTACATCCTGGGTACCATTGAGATTCTACTG ACCTACATGGTGCCTAAAGCAGCCATCTTTGTGGCAGACAAGAAGGAGGACGAATTGGATGCCCTGCTGAACAACATGCGTGTTTATGGCACTTGTTGCCTAGCACTAATGGCAGTAGTCGTGTTCGTTGGGGTCAAATATGTCAACAAGCTGGCACTGGTCTTCCTGGCTTGTGTTATTCTCTCCATCCTGGCCATCTATGCGGGAGTCATCAAGACCATCTTTGATCCACCATACTTTCC TGTCTGCATGTTGGGGAATCGTACCCTAAAGAACCACCAGTTTGACAAGTGTAATAAGACTGAGGTTATAGACAACATGACGGTCACTACCCAGCTGTGGAACCTCTTCTGCGATGGATCTCAGCTCAATGCCACATGCAACGAGTATTTTGTCAGCAACAATTTGACCGAGTTGCAGGGCATCCCTGGACTGATCAGCGGAGTCATTTCAG AAAATATGTGGTCAACATACGGCCCTCTGGGTATGTTGGTGGAAAAGAGCAACTTGCCATCGGTTGAGGGTGGCGACCCAACCCAGGACATCTACATGCCCTATGTAGTCAACGACATCACCACCTTCTTCACACTGCTGGTCGGCATCTACTTTCCCTCTGTCACCG GTATCATGGCTGGTTCAAACCGCTCAGGTGACTTGAGAGATGCCCAGAAGTCCATTCCCATTGGGACCATCCTCGCTATCACTACCACTTCCATCATCT ATATCACCTCCGTGGTTCTGTTTGGCGCCTGTATTGAAGGAGTTTTGCTTCGAGATAA ATATGGCGATTCTGTAAAGGGGAACCTTGTTATAGGCACCCTGTCATGGCCCTCTCCCTGGGTTATTGTGATTGGCTCGTTCTTCTCCTGCTGTGGGGCTGGTTTGCAGAGTTTGACCGGTGCCCCTCGCCTGCTGCAGGCTATTGCACGAGATGGCATTGTACCCTTCCTACAG GTGTTTGGTCATGGGAAAGCAAATGGGGAACCTACCTGGGCTCTGCTGCTCACTGCTGGGATCTGTGAGATCGGCATCCTCATCGCTTCCCTGGACGCTGTGGCGCCCATCCTGTCAAT GTTTTTCCTCATGTGTTACCTTTTTGTGAATCTTGCCTGTGCTGTTCAGACCCTGCTGCGAACGCCTAACTGGAGACCACGCTTTAAGTACTACCACTG ggCTCTGTCCTTCCTTGGAATGAGCTTATGTCTTGCTATTATGTTCATCTCCTCCTGGTATTATGCTATTGTTGCTATGGTCATCGCTGGCTGCATCTACAAATACATTGAATACCGAGG GGCAGAGAAGGAATGGGGTGACGGTATCAGAGGCCTCTCTCTTAATGCTGCCCGCTATGCCCTCAATCGACTTGAGGATGCTCCACCTCACACCAAGAACTGGAG GCCTCAGCTGTTGGTGCTTCTGAACGTGGACTCAGATCAAGCAGTCAAAcaccctcgcctgctgtccttCACCACCCAGCTGAAGGCAGGGAAAGGCCTGACGATAGTGGGGAATGTTTTGCAGGGAACCTACCTCACTAAGGAGTCGGAGTCTAAGAAGGCTGAGCAG aACATCAAGGCTGCATTGTCTGCAGAGCGTACCAAAGGATTCTGTCATGTTGTAGTGTCTTCCAACCTTAGAGATGGTGTCTCACACCTCATCCAGTCTGCAGGCTTGGGAGGCATGAAGCACAACACAGTCCTGATGGCCTGGCCTGGAGCCTGGAAACAGTCCAATGACCCACAGTCATGGAGGAATTTCATAG AGACAATCCGGGAGACCACAGCAGCCCATCAGGCCTTACTTGTGGCTAAGAATGTGGACAGTTTCCCCACCAACCAGGACCGCCTAGGAGAGGGTACTATTGATGTGTGGTGGGTGGTTCACGATGGGGgcttgctgatgctgctgcccTTCCTGCTTCGACAGCACAAG GTGTGGAGGAAGTGTAAGATGCGCATCTTTACTGTAGCTCAGATGGACGACAACAGCATCCAAATGAAGAAAGATCTCCAGATGTTCCTTTATCACCTGCGACTGGATGCAGAGGTGGAAGTTGTAGAGATG CATGACAATGACATCTCAGCCTTCACCTATGAAAAGACACTGATGATGGAGCAGAGGTCACAGATGCTGAAACAGATGCACCTTTCCAGgactgagagggagagagag ATTCAGAGTATCACTGACGAATCGCGTAGCTCAATCCGGAGGAAGAACCAGGGCCCTGCCGAGAACGCAAGCCTCAGCCGGCAGTCCTCAACGACGGAGGATGCTCAGGAGGATGAG GCCCAGCTCATCCACGACAGAAACACAGCATCTCACGCCACAATAAACGATAAGGTTGATGCTGAACCCGAGCAGGTTCACATGACCTGGACCAAGGACAAGCTCCTCACAGAGCGTAACCGTAACCGCGAGTGCAATGCCAACGTTGCTGTACGTGACCTGTTTAACATGAAGCC AGAGTGGGAGAGTCT GAACCAGACGAATGTCCGTCGCATGCACACTGCTGTCAAGCTGAACGAGGTGGTGGTCAACAAGTCACAGGGAGCTCATCTGGTTCTGCTTAACATGCCTGGACCACCGAGAAACAGAGGCGGAGATGAAAACT
- the slc12a7b gene encoding solute carrier family 12 member 7 isoform X6 has product MEHRGGSRQKGDGVPKENSPFINNTDDKGSSYDGTNMALFEEEMDSNPMVSSFLSKLANYTNLSQGAQEHEEADDDEGPKKKAVKSPQMGTFMGVYLPCLQNILGVILFLRLTWIVGTAGILESLAIVGLCCSCTMLTAISMSAIATNGVVPAGGSYYMISRSLGPEFGGAVGLCFYLGTTFAGSMYILGTIEILLTYMVPKAAIFVADKKEDELDALLNNMRVYGTCCLALMAVVVFVGVKYVNKLALVFLACVILSILAIYAGVIKTIFDPPYFPVCMLGNRTLKNHQFDKCNKTEVIDNMTVTTQLWNLFCDGSQLNATCNEYFVSNNLTELQGIPGLISGVISENMWSTYGPLGMLVEKSNLPSVEGGDPTQDIYMPYVVNDITTFFTLLVGIYFPSVTGIMAGSNRSGDLRDAQKSIPIGTILAITTTSIIYITSVVLFGACIEGVLLRDKYGDSVKGNLVIGTLSWPSPWVIVIGSFFSCCGAGLQSLTGAPRLLQAIARDGIVPFLQVFGHGKANGEPTWALLLTAGICEIGILIASLDAVAPILSMFFLMCYLFVNLACAVQTLLRTPNWRPRFKYYHWALSFLGMSLCLAIMFISSWYYAIVAMVIAGCIYKYIEYRGAEKEWGDGIRGLSLNAARYALNRLEDAPPHTKNWRPQLLVLLNVDSDQAVKHPRLLSFTTQLKAGKGLTIVGNVLQGTYLTKESESKKAEQNIKAALSAERTKGFCHVVVSSNLRDGVSHLIQSAGLGGMKHNTVLMAWPGAWKQSNDPQSWRNFIETIRETTAAHQALLVAKNVDSFPTNQDRLGEGTIDVWWVVHDGGLLMLLPFLLRQHKVWRKCKMRIFTVAQMDDNSIQMKKDLQMFLYHLRLDAEVEVVEMHDNDISAFTYEKTLMMEQRSQMLKQMHLSRTEREREIQSITDESRSSIRRKNQGPAENASLSRQSSTTEDAQEDEAQLIHDRNTASHATINDKVDAEPEQVHMTWTKDKLLTERNRNRECNANVAVRDLFNMKPEWESLNQTNVRRMHTAVKLNEVVVNKSQGAHLVLLNMPGPPRNRGGDENYMEFLEVLLEGLNRVLLVRGGGREVITIYS; this is encoded by the exons ATGGAGCACAGGGGAGGGTCTCGACAGAAGG GTGATGGAGTCCCAAAGGAAAACAGTCCTTTTATCAACAACACAGACGACAAAGGCAGCAGCTACGATGGCACCAACATGGCACTTTTTGAG GAGGAAATGGACAGCAACCCCATGGTGTCATCCTTCCTCAGTAAACTCGCAAACTACACCAATCTCTCACAGGGTGCACAAGAGCACGAGGAGGCTGATGACGATGAGGGGCCAAAGAAGAAGGCTGTTAAG AGCCCTCAGATGGGGACGTTCATGGGTGTCTACCTCCCATGCCTCCAGAATATTCTGGGGGTCATCCTGTTTCTGCGCCTTACGTGGATTGTTGGCACTGCCGGCATCTTGGAGTCCTTGGCTATTGTCGGCTTATGCTGCTCATGT ACCATGCTGACAGCCATATCCATGAGTGCAATTGCTACTAATGGTGTTGTTCCAG CTGGAGGCTCGTACTACATGATTTCCAGGTCTTTGGGTCCAGAGTTTGGTGGAGCTGTGGGTCTCTGTTTTTACCTGGGGACCACCTTTGCTGGCTCCATGTACATCCTGGGTACCATTGAGATTCTACTG ACCTACATGGTGCCTAAAGCAGCCATCTTTGTGGCAGACAAGAAGGAGGACGAATTGGATGCCCTGCTGAACAACATGCGTGTTTATGGCACTTGTTGCCTAGCACTAATGGCAGTAGTCGTGTTCGTTGGGGTCAAATATGTCAACAAGCTGGCACTGGTCTTCCTGGCTTGTGTTATTCTCTCCATCCTGGCCATCTATGCGGGAGTCATCAAGACCATCTTTGATCCACCATACTTTCC TGTCTGCATGTTGGGGAATCGTACCCTAAAGAACCACCAGTTTGACAAGTGTAATAAGACTGAGGTTATAGACAACATGACGGTCACTACCCAGCTGTGGAACCTCTTCTGCGATGGATCTCAGCTCAATGCCACATGCAACGAGTATTTTGTCAGCAACAATTTGACCGAGTTGCAGGGCATCCCTGGACTGATCAGCGGAGTCATTTCAG AAAATATGTGGTCAACATACGGCCCTCTGGGTATGTTGGTGGAAAAGAGCAACTTGCCATCGGTTGAGGGTGGCGACCCAACCCAGGACATCTACATGCCCTATGTAGTCAACGACATCACCACCTTCTTCACACTGCTGGTCGGCATCTACTTTCCCTCTGTCACCG GTATCATGGCTGGTTCAAACCGCTCAGGTGACTTGAGAGATGCCCAGAAGTCCATTCCCATTGGGACCATCCTCGCTATCACTACCACTTCCATCATCT ATATCACCTCCGTGGTTCTGTTTGGCGCCTGTATTGAAGGAGTTTTGCTTCGAGATAA ATATGGCGATTCTGTAAAGGGGAACCTTGTTATAGGCACCCTGTCATGGCCCTCTCCCTGGGTTATTGTGATTGGCTCGTTCTTCTCCTGCTGTGGGGCTGGTTTGCAGAGTTTGACCGGTGCCCCTCGCCTGCTGCAGGCTATTGCACGAGATGGCATTGTACCCTTCCTACAG GTGTTTGGTCATGGGAAAGCAAATGGGGAACCTACCTGGGCTCTGCTGCTCACTGCTGGGATCTGTGAGATCGGCATCCTCATCGCTTCCCTGGACGCTGTGGCGCCCATCCTGTCAAT GTTTTTCCTCATGTGTTACCTTTTTGTGAATCTTGCCTGTGCTGTTCAGACCCTGCTGCGAACGCCTAACTGGAGACCACGCTTTAAGTACTACCACTG ggCTCTGTCCTTCCTTGGAATGAGCTTATGTCTTGCTATTATGTTCATCTCCTCCTGGTATTATGCTATTGTTGCTATGGTCATCGCTGGCTGCATCTACAAATACATTGAATACCGAGG GGCAGAGAAGGAATGGGGTGACGGTATCAGAGGCCTCTCTCTTAATGCTGCCCGCTATGCCCTCAATCGACTTGAGGATGCTCCACCTCACACCAAGAACTGGAG GCCTCAGCTGTTGGTGCTTCTGAACGTGGACTCAGATCAAGCAGTCAAAcaccctcgcctgctgtccttCACCACCCAGCTGAAGGCAGGGAAAGGCCTGACGATAGTGGGGAATGTTTTGCAGGGAACCTACCTCACTAAGGAGTCGGAGTCTAAGAAGGCTGAGCAG aACATCAAGGCTGCATTGTCTGCAGAGCGTACCAAAGGATTCTGTCATGTTGTAGTGTCTTCCAACCTTAGAGATGGTGTCTCACACCTCATCCAGTCTGCAGGCTTGGGAGGCATGAAGCACAACACAGTCCTGATGGCCTGGCCTGGAGCCTGGAAACAGTCCAATGACCCACAGTCATGGAGGAATTTCATAG AGACAATCCGGGAGACCACAGCAGCCCATCAGGCCTTACTTGTGGCTAAGAATGTGGACAGTTTCCCCACCAACCAGGACCGCCTAGGAGAGGGTACTATTGATGTGTGGTGGGTGGTTCACGATGGGGgcttgctgatgctgctgcccTTCCTGCTTCGACAGCACAAG GTGTGGAGGAAGTGTAAGATGCGCATCTTTACTGTAGCTCAGATGGACGACAACAGCATCCAAATGAAGAAAGATCTCCAGATGTTCCTTTATCACCTGCGACTGGATGCAGAGGTGGAAGTTGTAGAGATG CATGACAATGACATCTCAGCCTTCACCTATGAAAAGACACTGATGATGGAGCAGAGGTCACAGATGCTGAAACAGATGCACCTTTCCAGgactgagagggagagagag ATTCAGAGTATCACTGACGAATCGCGTAGCTCAATCCGGAGGAAGAACCAGGGCCCTGCCGAGAACGCAAGCCTCAGCCGGCAGTCCTCAACGACGGAGGATGCTCAGGAGGATGAG GCCCAGCTCATCCACGACAGAAACACAGCATCTCACGCCACAATAAACGATAAGGTTGATGCTGAACCCGAGCAGGTTCACATGACCTGGACCAAGGACAAGCTCCTCACAGAGCGTAACCGTAACCGCGAGTGCAATGCCAACGTTGCTGTACGTGACCTGTTTAACATGAAGCC AGAGTGGGAGAGTCT GAACCAGACGAATGTCCGTCGCATGCACACTGCTGTCAAGCTGAACGAGGTGGTGGTCAACAAGTCACAGGGAGCTCATCTGGTTCTGCTTAACATGCCTGGACCACCGAGAAACAGAGGCGGAGATGAAAACT